DNA from Hippoglossus hippoglossus isolate fHipHip1 chromosome 1, fHipHip1.pri, whole genome shotgun sequence:
AACCCATCTGTACTTCCTTCTTCTGTGTACATTACCAGTAGGTCCCAAACAGCCTGTACTATAACAACAATGTTGTAGCACATATGTCATGAGCAATCACTCCTAGAATATAACCATCCAGGTTTTTCTGTGGTGTCCTGTCAGGTGTAGCCTGGATCACCCGGATACGAAATTCAAACCTATGTTCCAATACATACTTTTAACTTCAAAACTGAAATGAGTGAAACTACCCTTCCACACGGTGTGGTCAGAATGGACTGAACTTTACTTTTCACTTGGAACTATTGAATTTGAATACTTGCTTTTTACATCGGCCATTTATGAGGCCTTTTGTATAATCTGTATTAATGTTGCAATGCAATGTATTGTTTATAACGTACCTGTGTCCTTATCCTTGGTGTTCATACGTTGGGCTCCTAAATAAGGTCTGTACATTAAACTTTAAAGCCTTAACTTCTGCAAATCCCAACCATTACATATTTAAATTCTATTGTAGAGGTTCAGCAGAGCACCTACGCAGAGattgactgacacacacacacacaaccatcgAGTGTCACACTAATACAACCAATAACCATGCTTCAATTTAGTTTATTTCCAACTTCAagtaaatttacatttacacttttctttagtttatttatttattttttaagtgcagcacattatttacatttcattatttatgttgGTCACGTTGACTCCTGACAAACAGCTGGTTTAAGTGTTTATTGTGCTTTTCCACAATGTCACTGTGTCAATATCATTCAATTATTCCAGTTATAGAACAACATCACCATTTTTTATTGAATCTCCTTCCTCCTTGTTGATTGTACGCTGCAATACAGGTAGAACAAAAGTTAGTCATTTTATCATGCCTGGGTTACAGAGCTGAAGGAAAGAAACCAGCAAATGATTAAATCACGTAAATTATTCCTGACGAtgttatgtaaatgtaaaactatgTATGTTAAACTATAGGGTATGGATTTCTACTTTCCTTTTCAGAGTTGAGTTATTCTTTAGCAGTGAAGCGTTTTGATCTGGGTAAATGCTTACTGTAGCTTTAATATTGAAGTATATGTGATCTTCCTTTCAAAATCCTCGTTACCTGGGTTTCTCAATGTCTTCAATGAACTCGGGCAGTCGGGTGTTTAATGTTTCAGGCAGGAGCGAAGCCACTAAACCAGACACGACTGCCACTGCACAGTAAGTAGCCGGGGGGAGGAGATGCCACACGTCCTCCAATAGCATGATGAGCGGGGATATGGACACGCCGAGCCGTGCCAAAAACGAGGTGTATCCTAAACCATTCTGCCTGAAAAATCAAAGTCCCGTGGTTAATTCAAACCTTGTATGTGTGCAGCCTActgaacaaaacagaaaatcattgTCTGTGGTCAACCTTAGTGAAGGAGTCTGTTATTGACTGACCGTACGACCGTAGGATAGAGTTCAGTTGTGAAGAGGAACATGATGGTGAACGCGGCCTCTGACAGGGCTTTTCCAAGGACTGCTATCACAGTTCGAGTGACCCATTTATCTGACAGAAGATGTTTAGAAAAATATCATCATAAATACGGACGAAAAATGAGAATGCACCAAAATTACATGACGGATTAGAAACCAAAAATGACCTTTTGcaacaaacatgttgatgaaGAGACACAGCCCCGTCAACAGCAAGGCCCACACCTCGCCAGGTCTTCTACCAATTTTCTCCAGGAAGAAATACACACCAATCTTCATTGGCATTTCAATGGTTGCAAATATAAACTGCGTGAGATATGAGTTAAGTCCAAATCCGGTTATGTTCAGAGTTATCCCATAATATGTGAATGCAACTccaaacctaaaaaaaaacaaaaaaacatgactgaTTACAGACAGCAGTGAGTTAAGCGTTGCTATGACAATGTAAGTTATTGTTGCAGCATAGAGGAATGATtattactatgtaaagtgccttgagataatgtatgttatgatttggcgctatacaaatagaaTTGAATTTGAAGTTGCTGTGAGTACTTTAAGTATCATCcatcatcttttcattttatatcatattatgatatattattattattttgtattttagaaATATAGTATCAATCAGTGATGTGGACTATAAAATCTTTACGTTGTCATGTCACACATATGTTGAATGAATTAGTTTAGTTAtttcaatatataaaatatttagaggattgtgctttttaaatatcACTGAAACAATACATAGAAATAACTAATCTGAAATCCCtgttaatcattttatttaattaaggGAAACAAAGACATTATCCCAGATTACAAGCTAAATACCTGCTGAGGCTACTTTGTACTTACTTCAAGAGAATAGTTTGGtattttgtgaaatatgtttgtttgttttataagcTAACCTAAGCCGACTCGGTCCAAAGTTTAAAAACGCACCAATTAGCAAAACTACAAAGCTCACAGATTAACACGGTTTGTGTGGTTATTAACacgaacagaaaaaaaatgtgtgacttTAGGGCAAGTGACACAGGCCGTCTTAGCTTTAATATTTGAGCAGATCCAGGGTAACAGGTTGTCCACATTCCCATCTTAATGCAACACCAACATAATCCTCTCCCAGTCACATGAAACTCACACTCACCATACAATCCCAGAGCAAATAGCAAGTGTCCTAATATTTGTAGTCCTGAAAAGATCCACAAACGTGTACTTCCTGTCTGCAGTTTCCGTTTTGGCAGATTCCAGTAATGTCTGTGAGAGAGCACAAACAAACTGGGTCAAACACATCTTTCTTCTTAAATTACTGAAGGTTGGCCGCTgagcaaagtaaaaacaatgtTGGACTGTACCAATGGTGTGATGGTGGCCATACATTCGGTCCTGTTGTTCATCTTGGCACATTGCATGATGTAATGATGAGCAGCGTCTGTCCTCCCCTTTGCCAAGAGCCACCTTGCAGACTCTGGAAGCCACCTGACGTGACGAACACGGCAAGATCAGTGTCTGATCAACCgctcattgtttttttaatagtgcaaagttaaaaatatGAAGTTTTGATACCTCCAAGTGAAGACAGACAGTATCAGGGGCGAGGTCACAATGAGAAGCAGCATCCTCCACTCATTTATACCATATGCAAGTCCAACCAGAAGCCAGTTCCCAATAGTCCAGTCCAGACTTATGATTATACCAGAGAAGGTCCTGTATTTAATGCTGAACCATTCCACATCTGCAGAGATGGCAGCACAGAAGATGTCAAATCAACAGCTTTCATTCCTTCATACtaaaacagagcagaaacaaacctaaaacatttttctcttctcagcAAAGATTTGAATTGTTGTAACATCTGCCTACTCACTAAGAACAATGGAGATGATGCTTATTCCTGCGAGCGACATTCCTGTAAAAAATCTCATGATGACAAATATTATATACGACGTGGAGAAAGCACTGAGCAGCGCAAACGTCATGGACGACACGTAAGACGCCAGCAGAAGCGGCCGTCGCCCAAACCTGGTCGTGGAAAGAGGATGTTGAGAGTTATGATCAGAAC
Protein-coding regions in this window:
- the LOC117753611 gene encoding solute carrier family 22 member 7-like — encoded protein: MKFDNILSEINGFGRFQIQLVLIQVLSRITLPCHFLLNNFMAAVPAHHCNISALDDGDLFRNLTPQQKLVVGVPAEQDGTLSSCQMFSQAQYQRLSGSNGSEEALTVQCRNGWVYDNSTFKSTLATEWDLVCSRKGMNKATATAFFIGVMCGAPLFGFLSDRFGRRPLLLASYVSSMTFALLSAFSTSYIIFVIMRFFTGMSLAGISIISIVLNVEWFSIKYRTFSGIIISLDWTIGNWLLVGLAYGINEWRMLLLIVTSPLILSVFTWRWLPESARWLLAKGRTDAAHHYIMQCAKMNNRTECMATITPLTLLESAKTETADRKYTFVDLFRTTNIRTLAICSGIVWFGVAFTYYGITLNITGFGLNSYLTQFIFATIEMPMKIGVYFFLEKIGRRPGEVWALLLTGLCLFINMFVAKDKWVTRTVIAVLGKALSEAAFTIMFLFTTELYPTVVRQNGLGYTSFLARLGVSISPLIMLLEDVWHLLPPATYCAVAVVSGLVASLLPETLNTRLPEFIEDIEKPSVQSTRRKEIQ